The following proteins are encoded in a genomic region of Thermococcus henrietii:
- the cimA gene encoding citramalate synthase, whose protein sequence is MRVELYDTTLRDGSQMEGISFSLEDKLRITEKLDEFGIHYIEGGWPGSNPKDIEYFRAVGDLSLENARIAAFGSTRRPRLRPEDDLNLNALVDSGAEIATIFGKSWDLHVRDALRTTLENNLEMIADSIEYLREHGMRVFYDAEHFFDGLRANEEYALATVKAADEAGAERIILADTNGGSLPSWIRHGFELVKEVVKAPLGIHAHNDSELAVANSLTAFEAGAVQIQGTVNGMGERCGNANLVSIIPALELKYGVEAVGEERLRRLKELAHFVAELANMEIPRNQPYVGESAFAHKGGVHVSAVLKNPETYEHINPELVGNRRKVVVSELSGRSNLIYKARELGIELDENDPALPEVVRLIKELEFRGYHFEAAEASLELLIEKVRGNYRPFFELERARIITEILPGGSPISEATVVVRVGDERVHTVAEGNGPVNALDLALRRALTEFYPELREIELVDYKVRVLGSEKGTAAKVRVLIRTGDGMKSWGTVGASTNIIEASLKAITDGMEYWLMKECDGNEKRCGKAGS, encoded by the coding sequence GAACCCGAAGGACATCGAGTACTTCCGGGCCGTTGGAGATTTGAGCCTTGAGAACGCGAGGATAGCGGCATTTGGAAGCACGAGGCGGCCGAGGCTCAGGCCAGAGGACGATCTGAACCTCAACGCCCTCGTCGACTCCGGGGCAGAGATTGCGACGATATTCGGCAAGAGCTGGGACCTGCACGTCAGGGACGCCCTGAGGACGACCCTCGAGAACAACCTCGAGATGATAGCGGACTCAATCGAGTACCTCCGGGAGCACGGCATGCGCGTTTTCTACGACGCGGAGCACTTCTTCGACGGCCTCAGGGCCAACGAGGAGTACGCACTGGCGACGGTGAAAGCTGCGGACGAGGCGGGGGCCGAGAGAATCATCCTGGCTGATACCAACGGCGGCTCGCTCCCCTCGTGGATAAGGCACGGCTTTGAGCTCGTTAAGGAGGTGGTGAAGGCCCCCCTCGGCATACACGCCCACAACGACTCGGAGCTCGCCGTCGCGAACTCGCTCACCGCCTTCGAGGCCGGGGCCGTTCAGATACAGGGGACGGTAAACGGCATGGGGGAGCGCTGTGGCAACGCGAACCTCGTCTCGATAATCCCTGCCCTCGAGCTCAAGTACGGCGTCGAGGCCGTTGGAGAGGAGAGGCTGAGGAGGCTGAAGGAACTGGCCCACTTCGTCGCCGAGCTGGCGAACATGGAGATCCCGAGGAACCAGCCCTACGTCGGGGAGAGCGCCTTCGCCCACAAGGGCGGCGTCCACGTTTCAGCTGTGCTTAAGAACCCCGAGACGTACGAGCACATAAACCCCGAGCTAGTCGGCAACAGGAGGAAGGTTGTCGTTTCGGAGCTCTCCGGGAGGAGCAACCTCATCTACAAGGCCAGGGAGCTCGGCATTGAGCTCGACGAGAACGACCCAGCCCTCCCCGAGGTTGTCAGGCTTATAAAGGAGCTCGAGTTCAGGGGGTACCACTTCGAGGCGGCCGAGGCGTCCCTTGAGCTGCTGATAGAGAAGGTGCGCGGTAACTACAGGCCCTTCTTCGAGCTCGAGCGCGCGAGGATTATAACGGAGATACTCCCCGGGGGGAGCCCCATCTCCGAGGCAACCGTCGTGGTGAGGGTCGGGGACGAAAGGGTTCACACCGTTGCCGAGGGCAACGGTCCGGTAAACGCCTTAGACCTGGCCCTTAGGAGGGCCCTGACGGAGTTCTATCCCGAACTGAGGGAGATAGAGCTGGTTGACTACAAGGTCCGCGTCCTCGGGAGCGAGAAGGGCACGGCGGCGAAGGTCCGCGTCCTCATCCGCACCGGGGACGGAATGAAGAGCTGGGGAACGGTTGGAGCCTCGACGAACATAATCGAGGCGAGCCTGAAGGCGATAACCGACGGCATGGAGTACTGGCTTATGAAGGAGTGTGATGGGAATGAGAAGCGATGTGGTAAAGCGGGGAGTTGA